The stretch of DNA TTCCTCAGAATGGCCAAGTGCTATTTAactaataaaaggaaatttacagAAAACTCTATTAAGCAATTTGTACCTCAACATACCTATTCCAAAGGTCATCAtcttctcctccccatccccagaagGCATTAGGAaaaccattgatctttttaaattgttcCACTGTCAGTCCACTTACACCACCAAAAAACTCTTTATATGGAAGactaaaaagaaagcagaatacagcattctaaaaatgaaatcaaaacagTTTGCCATATGAAATCAAGTTTTCAGTCTTATATGTGCTTTGCAAAATACACTCTTATTTTCCATATAAACAACTGTGCTGATTAAATCATATTCTGGGAAATGTAAAGTGcaccaagaaacaaaacatttttatattctagtgAAGCATCTAAATGTGTGaggtaaaatgcaaaataaaacacttgtGATAACTGAAATTTAATATTCAATACTGTTACTTTGTCAGACTCAAAACCCAGTGTTCAAAAATTGTATGAGATTTCCACACCAAAGTAAACTTGCTTAAATACATCAATAGTTGTTCATGAAATGTTAGATGTTGTTAAGCTAATAAAATGTCCTAAATTAATTGAACTTAATTATAAATGTGTTATTACAGAGGctgggataaaaataaattaataaagacaaCTCTagcatttaattttgaaatgactAGCTGCCTGTTCTTATGATAATCATACCTGCTTGATATGATACCATAATACTCATGGGTATTCACAAATATATGGCTAATGTactaatatatataaatgcatattaataTGTATGTACTAATGTACTAATATATAGATAACGTACTAAtgtactaatatatatatatatatataaatgactttattgagatatagtagACATATAACACATTATACTCATTTTAGACGTATGACAAAATGatttcacatatgtatatactggaaaatgattaccacaataaatgtAGTTATTATCCATCATGACACATAGTtataaaattcttcattttcttgtgatgagagcttttaagatctactctcttagcaactttcaaatatacaatatagtatcaTTGGCtccagtcaccatgctgtacattacatccaaATATTTACTTATCCTACAACTGAACGTTTATGTCTTTTAACCCCCTTCAATCATTTTGCctacccatccccccccccccccccccccccccacttctggcaaccaccaatctgtcctctgtatctgtgagtttggttattttttagattccacatacaactGAGATCATACAGTAATTGCCTTTCTCTGAGAAATGACTACCTGGtagtttttaatttggatttcattttccttatctttctttaACTCATATTCCAAGGAATTTGTCAAACTAAGTTGTTCGTTTACATATTGTTTTTCTGATCTCAAGGTAGCATCCTTAGACTTAGTTCTGAATAAATTCCTGTGGCCCCAAAATGCTATTGGGAAGCAGCATGCCACAGCCCCTACAGAGGCCAGGGAGGGCCAGTGGGGAAAATGTGGAGGGCCAGTAGGGAAAACACGACCATGCACAGCTTGTGTAAATCAAGATAAGGGAAATCTGGCCAGGACTATAGCAAAGCTGcctcagacagagggagagagcagatcTCATTTTTTGTCGGAGGGACTCTCACCTCATTCCCCACGGGGAAGAAGTGCTGTGTGCCAGGTGAGATCTTGTGTGGCCACGGAAGAAGGGAGAAGCAGCTCCTGCATGGAACTCACTGGTTGCAGGAGAAAGCAATCCTGGCCCCGCCATGGACCAAAAGCACCCAAAGACAATAAAAGCAATACTGACTCCAAAGATAATCACTGCCCCAGGAGACTGCACAGGCTCACACTTGGGAAGTAAGGATTCCATAGTTATAACACCAGTTGGGGTTCAACAGGGTCAAGAGGCATTCATGGCACTGTTGTGTTTCCCATACCAGTCAGTTATTGTTCCCCAGGCTAGTGGTCTGGGAGAAACCTGAAGATCAGCAGAGAGGCAGATATAGAtaaatgtgtgtgtctgtgcattgATGAACATGCACAAATTGGCAAGTACGTTAATTCCACTTATTGTTCTGCTTGAGTGGAAATAATCAACTGTACTATAACCAGATGGAGAAAGATTAGATAAAATGAAGGTAGAACAAATAAactaaagaagaggaaacagaagatcaACAAAAAAATCTAGTAGTATTTACCTCACACTGTCCAAAGGGAGAGAGTCACTAATCTGGGGGCCTGGGCTTTTCTGTCAGCAGCCATCAGAGTGTGAGCACCATTAAGGGGCAGAGATCCTTCATCAGGCTTCATCCCATGGCCTGAAGTCTACCCACTATCAGGCCTATTCCTTAATCTGCTGCCATTCTCCCTAAACTACATTCTAATCTCTACTCAAACTTCCAAGATACCCTACTAACCGTGGGGTTAGTCTAGGTAGATCTGAGGATCATATTACATTAAAAGTTAatgttttcggggcgcctgggtggcgcagtcggttaagcgtccgacttcagccaggtcacgatctcgcggtccttgagttcgagccccgtgtcgggctctgggctgatggctcagagcctggagcctgtttctgattctgtgtctccctctctctctgcccctcccccgttcatgctctgtctctctctgtcccaaaaataaacgttgaaaaaaaaattaaaaaaaaaaaaaaaagttaatgttttcaAGTAAGAacaatcaatttaaaatttttagtttatatGATCTATATAATGTTTTTTAGTGAAAATCAGTTACTCTGGATCTAATTTGACCGTATTGGGCTAACCAAAACTGAGTTTCCAACAACCAGATCCTGAACCTGGATGATCTTCCCCAAGCCCATGGTAATGTCGGACTTGGAGTTCAGACACTGCAATAGTAAGGAAAAGGTTTTTTAATAatgacaagcaaaaaaaaaaaaaaaaaaaaaaaggcattcattTCGTATCCTAGTGCTGATTAACCTAGTCATGTCCAGGAGACTGTCTGCCTTCTCTAGTGTGCAGGTTGGGGAGCAGGCAAAACTGTGATGTAGGAACCATCTGCTCTGCTCTAGGCTGCCTGTCTTCTCTCCACTTCCATCAGCCAGGAAAACTGTGATGACGTAAATGCTTCTGTGTCAGTTTCAGTTATTATCAGCGCCGATGACTTTTCATTTCAAGGTACatgaagtcagagagagaaaaaaaaaaaccaccataaaAACCCTGCCTTCTACTATTAAAGGCAAGACAAGAACCCAGAACTTAGAAAGAGAATGACACACTGCAGAGAAAGGGCCTTCCCTGCACTAAAACAAACCACGGGAAAAGCGGAAGCAGAAGGGAGCAGTCATGTGCTATGTGCGCCTACGCAGGGCAGGCCCAACATCCGTGATCTCACACAGCCCTAGGGAAGGGCTGACTCCAAGAAACAAGAACACCAGCAGCAGAGGTATGGGAAACTAACCAAGTCCTATCACTGCTAAATGGGGAACCAAAAGTTAAGTCCACATTTGCTTGATGTAGAACCCAGGTttctctctcccaccaccccacaTGCAAACTTCTGAGTGAGGAAGCACCCAGAGGGCAGGCAAGTGACTCTATATCCTGGCTCCCTGTGAGGACGAAGTGGAGTTAAAGACACTCTTTAGGCTTCTGAGCCCTCTCAGATCCAGGCACAGTAACAGAACTCCCACGTCAATGATATGACTTTGTGAGTCTACTGTATGGCATCAGGAGGACTGCGTATTActcacatatacatgtatttatccAGCTTTGCTGCAAAATGACGTGGCATTTCTCCACAACCGTAATAGTTTCGGTCATTTTCGGGTAGATGATCCACATCGTGGAAGATTACGCAGTCCCAGACACTGTCTTTCATGGCCTCTTTGAAGCCCACATTGAAGAGCATCGCACGGTTAAAAGGCTGTGTGCCGGTCTTTgcagagaaaaacacaaatacgGTCAGCCTTTGTCATCTGGCTTTTTTCTAACTTGTTGATTCAGGGTgagataataattgtaaatacatCCAAATCAactacataaaatgaaatatttcaggaTCTTCAAATATGCAGATACACTATGTTCTTTCGTGCTTTGGTTCAGAGAAGAAAACACTGTTGTTATCTAGTGTACTGTCAGATCACCAGATTTACAGAATGATGCAATTCATCTTTCTGTTTTACTCCAAATATATCAGAATATAGATCATTTATGATGAGGGAAAAAAagccatgaaaaataatacagGTTCTATTTTTTAGTGAAGTTTTCCATGTGTGTCAAGTCTAAGAGAAGCAGGAAATGAACTGTGACTCGGCA from Felis catus isolate Fca126 chromosome D3, F.catus_Fca126_mat1.0, whole genome shotgun sequence encodes:
- the B4GALT6 gene encoding beta-1,4-galactosyltransferase 6 isoform X3, whose translation is MLQKQRLEFAFYVIEQTGTQPFNRAMLFNVGFKEAMKDSVWDCVIFHDVDHLPENDRNYYGCGEMPRHFAAKLDKYMYILPYKEFFGGVSGLTVEQFKKINGFPNAFWGWGGEDDDLWNRVHYAGYNVTRPEGDLGKYKSIPHHHRGEVQFLGRYKLLRYSKERQYIDGLNNLIYTPKILVDRLYTNISVNLMPELAPIEEY